One part of the Melitaea cinxia chromosome 8, ilMelCinx1.1, whole genome shotgun sequence genome encodes these proteins:
- the LOC123655532 gene encoding UDP-N-acetylglucosamine--dolichyl-phosphate N-acetylglucosaminephosphotransferase yields MWSIIVLIFFSTISYLITDELIPKMKNLFINAGLYGIDLCKISKEKVPEAIGVVSGCVFLVTIFLFIPIVFGNGLMDRGNFPHNEFAELLAALLSICCMLLLGFADDVLNLKWRYKLLLPTIASLPLLVVYYVNFNSTTFIVPIPLRQFFGVSINIGILYYIYMGMLAVFCTNAINILAGINGLEVGQSAVIAISIIIFDIIELRGDQFKAHSFSLHIMIPYLATTLALLKHNWYPSKVFVGDTFCYVSGMTFAVVAILSHFSKTVLLFFLPQIINFLYSVPQLFHVIPCPRHRLPKYSAETDILYPSKTVISKKEMTALNELVLGILTRFRLIDKLEDDDSITINNMTLINLFLIKLGPMPEVRLTASLLLFQIFCTCVAFLIRYPMASYFYDVKT; encoded by the exons ATGTGGtcaataatagttttaatatttttttccacaaTATCTTACCTTATAACTGATGAATTAATTCCTAAAATGAAAAATCTATTCATAAATGCCGGTCTATATGGAATCGATCTTTGCAAGATATCGAAAGAAAAAGT ACCTGAAGCAATTGGAGTTGTCTCGGGTTGCGTTTTCTTAGTGACTATTTTCTTGTTTATACCAATTGTTTTTGGGAATGGATTAATGGACAGAGGAAACTTTCCACACAACgag TTTGCAGAGTTGCTGGCAGCGCTGTTGTCAATATGTTGTATGTTACTGCTAGGGTTTGCAGATGatgtattaaatttgaaatgGAGGTATAAATTACTTCTCCCTACAATTGCATCTTTACCGTTACTAGTAGTTTACTATGTGAATTTTAATTCTACTACATTTATTGTTCCAATACCTCTGAGGCAGTTCTTTGGAGTTTCTATTAACATTG gtattttatattatatttatatgggAATGCTAGCAGTTTTCTGCACAAATGCCATAAATATTTTAGCTGGAATAAATGGTCTTGAAGTCGGACAGTCGGCTGTTATAGCAatctcaataataatttttgatattatagaATTGAGAGGTGACCAATTTAAAGCTCACAGCTTTTCACTACACATTATGATACCATACCTTGCTACGACATTAGCTCTACTTAAACACAATTG GTATCCATCTAAAGTTTTTGTGGGTGATACATTTTGTTATGTATCAGGAATGACTTTTGCTGTAGTTGCCATTCTCAGCCATTTTAGTAAaactgttttgttatttttcttaccacaaattatcaattttttatattctgtaCCACAGCTATTTCACGTAATACCTTGCCCAAGACACAGACTTCCCAAGTATAGCGCAGAAACAGACATACTCTACCCAAGTAAAACAGTTAtatcaaaaaaagaaatgacTGCTTTGAATGAATTAGTTTTAGGAATACTAACACGTTTCCGTTTAATTGATAAGCTCGAAGATGATGACAgcataacaattaataatatgacactaataaatttgtttttgataaaattaggCCCAATGCCTGAAGTACGATTAACTGCTAGTTTgctattatttcaaattttttgtaCATGTGTAGCATTTCTGATAAGATATCCAATGGCCTCTTATTTTTATGATGTTAAAACCTAA
- the LOC123655566 gene encoding vacuolar protein sorting-associated protein 54: MEDKSISNKTPVWQNCVHCPNLLFNTATEFERHIQEKHSIKEGTIILCQYGQNGICSALQFGDLRKAGFKYHVRQHHIYKTNTNDDWTFYSSSQNLPAVLNDPNRGKQSNFFTKTWGDGFIDKVEIYPSPYLPEITLLHFESYCKKISRRYRRHCQLKENLPSKTKTPVIENVCEVPNIFFEQSLALNDPKIFCKVFPSLSNTQDINSTIRSLQETLSTYLDVVEMKISKQVAQKSDAFFHAMLSHDTIMEQMARAVRTVQHTRKDIKSVKENLSESALQLISLTRINRNLNNVHDLLKLMGTVQQTQPMIQLLLSTSDYVAALDLISSTQKVLLTRLSSIQAFRHLSPQLTEMKRLIHKMLSNEFSRFIVSDLNRPPKDQTVLPERDKVVSIVSGILRLKEFDFLEIFKTEAMTSIQATIKQCLIEIISERDGSTEIVLRGSNTDTWLLCNEGITFLQKVTPNLVNLFKRILSISNLILDISQMGDIVGNENEEIWTQDELIFIEEKVKKVIISLSDYCNERCANLIVTKTDKEHALTDLSQLSTLSDLIEKFSKECEQMTGHYSSAMKLALRSFAMKYIQNLHSERRSQLTAALNAERWKMADVPCELQSVISKISEMDEIPLILQYESGKPDGKYLVINKENYAIVSTVQLLIKILLEYCDATKQSPDIVQYMVHCMLELIRLYNSRCCQLVLGAGAIQSAGLKTISTSNLALVSRSLQVILWLLPLILKLLEKIHSKELPLNGFSSLESDITGHKKEIESKICFIVSNMLCSQLSGWEAKPPVPSQTFRNISKHLVKLHEALIDILPQEQISNIYMKVHVNFKDKLREQLVKMNIVANGSPQHGVVTSELTFYLQTLKTLRVINENDSEDNILYDIWLN; encoded by the exons ATGGAGGACAAGTCCATCTCGAATAAGACGCCAGTATGGCAAAACTGTGTGCATTGCCCAAACCTGCTGTTCAATACTGCCACGGAATTCGAAag acATATTCAAGAAAAACACAGTATTAAAGAAGGGACTATTATATTATGCCAATATGGACAAAATGGCATATGTTCAGCTTTACAATTTGGAGATTTAAGAAAAGCAGGATTCAAATATCATGTAAGACAACaccatatttataaaactaacacGAATGATGATTGGACGTTTTATTCATCGTCGCAAAATCTTCCTGCGGTTTTAAATGATCCAAACAGAGGcaaacaaagtaatttttttactaaaacatgggGTGATGGTTTTATAGATAAAGTAGAAATTTATCCTAGTCCATATTTACCAGAAATAACCTTATTACATTTTGAGTCATATTGTAAGAAAATTTCTAGAAGATACAGAAGACACTGTCAACTCAAAGAAAATTTACCAAGCAAAACTAAGACACCTGTTATTGAAAATGTTTGTGAAGTACCGAATATATTCTTTGAACAGTCTTTAGCACTGAATGACCCAAAGATTTTCTGTAAAGTTTTTCCTAGCCTTTCCAATACGCAAGATATTAATTCTACTATTAGATCACTGCAAGAAACATTAAGTACTTATCTTGATGTTGTAGAAatgaaaatatcaaaacaaGTTGCACAGAAATCAGATGCTTTTTTTCACGCTATGCTTTCACACGACACTATAATGGAACAAATGGCTAGAGCTGTTCGGACAGTTCAACATACAAGGAAAGACATTAAGAGTGTTAAAGAAAACCTAAGTGAAAGTGCGTTACAATTAATCAGCCTGACAAGGATAAATCGAAATCTCAATAATGTCCATgatctattaaaattaatgggTACAGTTCAGCAAACGCAACCAATGATTCAGCTTCTTCTTAGTACGTCTGACTATGTGGCAGCTCTCGACCTGATTAGCtctactcaaaaagtattattgacaCGTTTGTCCAGTATTCAAGCTTTTCGTCATTTATCTCCACAATTAACAGAAATGAAAAGGTTAATACATAAGATGTTAAGCAATGAATTTTCAAGATTCATTGTATCAGATCTCAATAGACCTCCTAAAGACCAAACAGTTTTACCAGAGAGGGATAAAGTAGTGTCTATTGTATCAGGTATTCTGCGTTTAAAGGAATTTGATTTTCTTGAAATTTTCAAAACTGAGGCAATGACTTCTATACAAGCTACAATTAAACAATGTCTTATAGAAATAATATCTGAGAGGGATGGAAGTACAGAAATTGTACTCAGAGGTTCAAATACAGATACATGGCTTCTTTGTAATGAAGGAATAACATTTCTTCAAAAGGTTACACctaatttagtaaatttatttaaaaggatTTTATCCATAAGCAATTTAATACTAGATATAAGCCAAATGGGTGATATAGTGGGAAATGAAAATGAAGAAATATGGACGCAAGATGAACTGATCTTTATtgaagaaaaagtaaaaaaagtaattatttccCTTTCTGACTACTGTAATGAAAGGTGTGCCAATCTAATAGTCACAAAGACTGATAAAGAACATGCATTAACCGATTTATCACAGCTATCCACATTATctgatttaattgaaaaattttcaaaagaatGTGAACAGATGACTGGGCATTATAGTAGTGCAATGAAATTGGCATTAAGAAGTTTTGctatgaaatatatacaaaacttGCATTCAGAACGAAGATCGCAACTGACCGCTGCACTCAATGCTGAAAGATGGAAAATGGCTGATGTACCATGTGAACTACAGAGTGTTATTAGTAAAATAAGTGAAATGGATGAGATACCTCTAATACTTCAGTACGAAAGTGGTAAACCAGAtggaaaatatttagttataaataaagaaaattatgctATAGTTTCTACAGTGCAGCtgttaatcaaaattttactaGAGTACTGTGATGCTACTAAACAATCACCAGATATTGTTCAATACATGGTACACTGCATGTTGGAACTGATTAGATTGTATAATTCTAGGTGCTGTCAGCTCGTCTTAGGTGCTGGAGCCATACAAAGTGCAGGCTTAAAAACAATTTCCACATCAAACTTGGCTTTAGTGTCTAGGTCTTTACAAGTTATACTTTGGCTTCTACCTTTAATTCTGAAATTATTAGAGAAAATACACTCAAAGGAGTTGCCATTAAATGGTTTCAGCAGTTTAGAAAGTGATATAACTGGACATAAGAAAGAAATTGAAAGTAAAATTTGCTTTATAGTTAGTAATATGCTATGTTCGCAATTAAGTGGTTGGGAAGCCAAGCCACCAGTTCCTTCACAGACATTCCGGAATATATCTAAGCACTTAGTAAAACTTCATGAAGCTCTTATTGATATTTTGCCACAAGaacaaataagtaatatatatatgaaagtaCATGTTAACTTTAAAGACAAACTGAGAGAACAAttagtaaaaatgaatatagtTGCAAATGGAAGTCCTCAACATGGTGTTGTAACCTCAGAATTAACTTTTTACTTACAAACTCTTAAAACTCTTAGAGTTATTAACGAAAACGATTCTGaggataatatattatatgatatctGGCTAAATTAA